A genome region from Blochmannia endosymbiont of Polyrhachis (Hedomyrma) turneri includes the following:
- the tolQ gene encoding protein TolQ codes for MDFLEMFLKSSLLIQVIMLILISCSVFSWGIIIYQIHVLNTINRSIRKFENKFNSGKSLDELYQHNVSNFTILTGPEIIFYSGFKEFSRLCHDNNFPLKDILKATMQTMRATVYTELQKLEKHVFFLGIIGSISPYIGLFGTILSIIHIFFKLGSVKYITLQTIAPGVAESLIFTAIGLFVAIPSVIAFHHSNLCINNIEQKYEIFLNQFTSILQKKYFSKKIN; via the coding sequence ATGGATTTTCTTGAAATGTTTTTAAAATCAAGCCTTTTGATACAAGTAATTATGTTAATATTAATTAGTTGTTCTGTATTTTCATGGGGAATTATTATTTATCAAATACACGTGTTAAATACTATAAATCGATCAATAAGAAAATTTGAAAATAAATTTAACTCAGGAAAATCATTAGACGAATTGTATCAACATAATGTATCCAATTTCACTATATTAACAGGACCAGAAATAATTTTTTACTCAGGATTTAAGGAATTTTCTCGATTATGTCACGACAATAATTTTCCATTAAAAGACATACTAAAAGCAACTATGCAAACGATGCGTGCGACTGTTTATACAGAATTACAAAAATTAGAAAAACATGTTTTTTTTCTTGGTATTATTGGTTCCATTAGTCCATATATCGGTCTTTTTGGAACTATTCTGAGTATTATACATATTTTTTTCAAATTAGGATCAGTTAAGTACATTACTCTACAAACAATTGCACCAGGTGTTGCTGAATCATTAATTTTTACTGCTATTGGTTTATTTGTAGCTATTCCATCTGTTATAGCATTTCATCATTCAAATTTATGTATTAATAATATTGAACAAAAATATGAAATATTTTTGAATCAATTTACTAGTATTTTACAAAAAAAGTACTTTTCAAAAAAAATCAATTAA
- a CDS encoding biopolymer transporter ExbD, giving the protein MKNKKNRYIMKCEINIIPFLDVLLILLLMFMISTLIFTQNFEINLPKSSYTTTSDNTNNEDNKFKIIIEVLGNNNYNLYVNSKKIEHISFDQIILNINSKMKIKFTDVMFFIAGDKNIAYNEIINTLNVLNNIGVTTVKVLTQPIF; this is encoded by the coding sequence ATGAAAAATAAAAAAAATCGTTACATAATGAAATGTGAAATAAATATCATTCCTTTTTTAGATGTACTGTTGATATTACTGTTAATGTTTATGATATCCACTCTAATTTTTACACAAAATTTTGAAATTAACTTACCAAAATCTTCTTATACCACAACATCCGATAACACTAATAACGAAGATAATAAATTTAAAATTATTATTGAAGTATTAGGAAATAATAATTACAATCTATACGTTAATTCTAAGAAAATAGAACATATATCCTTCGATCAAATAATTCTCAATATAAATTCAAAAATGAAAATTAAATTTACTGATGTGATGTTTTTTATTGCTGGAGATAAAAATATCGCTTATAATGAAATCATTAACACGTTAAATGTTTTAAATAATATAGGAGTTACAACTGTAAAAGTTTTGACACAACCTATTTTTTAA
- a CDS encoding cell envelope integrity TolA C-terminal domain-containing protein, whose product MVPKFTKPEKNSFILCTVLSMLLHFILAVFLYYSYTVKNKNNISKLANKKKLTSMDIELTNQYTKTSKQPFIQTPQEKLNKIKILEDITPMQPVSQPSIQTPQEKLNKIKILEDITPMQPVSQPSIQTPQEKLNKIKILEDITPMQPVSQPSIQTPQEKLNKIKILEDITPMQPVSQPSIQTPQEKKPHILPNTKKITNESNLNYLLNKFINNNENLLQLKNINIKSINNTKFYEQEYQSKLDAINLYKIMITQSIINKFYNNTNFSGKQCTLHITLEDNDTTNIIKSFEGNFELCQAAISAVKLAEIPKPPDSEIGEIFKNITLNFTP is encoded by the coding sequence GTGGTGCCAAAATTTACTAAACCTGAAAAAAATAGTTTTATACTTTGCACTGTTTTATCAATGTTGTTGCATTTTATTTTAGCTGTTTTTTTGTATTATAGTTATACAGTAAAAAATAAAAATAATATATCAAAATTAGCAAATAAAAAAAAATTAACATCCATGGATATAGAATTAACTAATCAATACACAAAAACATCAAAACAACCATTTATTCAGACACCACAAGAAAAATTAAATAAAATAAAAATATTAGAAGACATCACACCCATGCAACCGGTTTCTCAACCATCTATTCAGACACCACAAGAAAAATTAAATAAAATAAAAATATTAGAAGACATCACACCCATGCAACCGGTTTCTCAACCATCTATTCAGACACCACAAGAAAAATTAAATAAAATAAAAATATTAGAAGACATCACACCCATGCAACCGGTTTCTCAACCATCTATTCAGACACCACAAGAAAAATTAAATAAAATAAAAATATTAGAAGACATCACACCCATGCAACCGGTTTCTCAACCATCTATTCAGACACCACAAGAAAAAAAACCACACATTTTACCTAACACTAAAAAAATTACAAATGAATCTAATCTCAATTATTTATTGAATAAATTCATCAATAATAATGAAAATTTACTACAATTAAAAAATATAAACATAAAATCTATTAATAATACTAAATTTTATGAACAAGAATATCAATCAAAACTAGATGCAATAAATTTATATAAAATCATGATTACTCAATCGATCATCAATAAATTTTACAATAATACTAATTTTTCTGGAAAACAATGTACTTTACATATCACATTAGAAGACAATGATACAACAAATATCATAAAATCATTTGAAGGCAATTTCGAACTATGTCAAGCGGCAATATCTGCAGTAAAATTAGCTGAAATACCAAAACCACCTGATTCAGAAATTGGTGAAATTTTTAAAAATATTACATTAAATTTTACACCATAA
- the tolB gene encoding Tol-Pal system beta propeller repeat protein TolB, with amino-acid sequence MYHIFTLLIVFFCIPSLIFAEICIDITKGINRPRPISILPFNTTNLLNIGDIAEIIAFDLNSTGKFYVLSRTEFPEQPTNLSEITVHKWLKSGNDIIVIGKINIINNNQYEIFYQLVNIANKHPNKTVILQNKYTVTQEWIRYAAHTISNDIFEKLIGISGEFCTKIAYITYVKNRQYPYRLYISDYDGNNQILVYQSTEPLMSPAWAPSGKQLAYVLFSNNRSILVLHDLNNGSIRQIVNFPRHNGAPAFSPDGKKLAFVLSKTGSLNLYIMDLSSNYIKQITNERNNNTEPSWFPDNNNLAYTSDRSGKPQIYKIDTSKKNISSKRLSWENVKNQNGKVSSDGKFLIMISGNNNAQYITKLNLLTEQYQKLTNSTLDETPTLSPSNNMIIYSTSEQSSSAKLYLISVDGRFKTCLPINDEQVRFPAWSPYIK; translated from the coding sequence ATGTACCACATATTTACATTATTAATTGTTTTTTTTTGTATTCCATCATTGATTTTTGCAGAAATTTGCATTGATATTACTAAAGGAATTAACCGTCCACGTCCAATTAGTATTCTTCCTTTTAATACAACAAACCTACTCAATATTGGTGATATTGCCGAAATTATTGCATTTGATTTAAACAGTACTGGTAAATTTTATGTTTTATCTCGTACAGAATTTCCAGAACAGCCTACTAATCTTTCTGAAATTACTGTCCACAAATGGTTAAAATCAGGTAACGATATTATCGTTATTGGTAAAATCAATATTATAAATAATAATCAGTATGAAATTTTTTATCAATTAGTAAATATTGCTAATAAACATCCTAATAAGACTGTCATTTTACAAAATAAATATACAGTTACTCAAGAATGGATCCGTTATGCTGCACATACTATTAGTAACGACATTTTTGAAAAATTAATTGGTATTTCAGGGGAATTTTGTACTAAAATTGCTTACATTACGTATGTAAAAAATAGACAATATCCTTACAGATTGTATATTTCTGATTATGATGGTAATAATCAGATTTTAGTCTATCAATCTACAGAACCATTAATGTCACCCGCTTGGGCTCCATCTGGAAAACAATTAGCGTATGTACTATTTTCAAATAATCGTTCAATACTTGTATTACATGATTTAAACAATGGTTCTATACGACAAATAGTTAATTTTCCTCGCCATAATGGCGCACCTGCTTTTTCTCCTGATGGAAAAAAATTAGCTTTTGTTTTATCCAAAACAGGGAGTTTAAATTTATATATTATGGATCTTAGCTCTAATTATATTAAACAAATTACCAATGAACGTAATAATAATACAGAACCAAGTTGGTTTCCAGATAATAACAATTTAGCATATACTTCAGATCGAAGTGGAAAACCGCAAATATACAAGATTGATACTAGCAAAAAAAATATTTCATCAAAAAGATTATCTTGGGAAAATGTTAAAAATCAAAATGGAAAGGTTAGTTCTGATGGAAAATTTTTGATTATGATAAGTGGAAACAATAATGCTCAATATATTACAAAATTAAATTTGCTAACCGAACAATATCAAAAATTAACAAACAGCACATTAGATGAAACACCTACATTATCACCAAGTAATAACATGATTATTTACAGTACATCAGAACAATCATCTTCTGCTAAACTATATCTAATTTCAGTTGATGGACGATTTAAAACTTGCCTTCCAATAAATGACGAACAAGTTAGATTTCCTGCGTGGTCTCCATATATAAAATAA
- the pal gene encoding peptidoglycan-associated lipoprotein Pal yields the protein MNIKFSPLQYIIFIMISNIYITSCCNNDSIDTEYKKNVNINTTQHTNDTNPFVMNNITNQIRILKNINTIYFDLDQYNILPQFFQILHKHADFLCKNEYYKIVIEGHADERGTPEYNIALGERRANSVKMYLQSLGVLDQQMSILSYGKEKPIFLGHHEDDYAKNRRVVLAY from the coding sequence ATGAACATAAAATTCTCACCATTACAATATATTATATTTATAATGATTTCTAATATATATATAACATCTTGTTGCAACAATGATTCAATTGATACTGAGTACAAAAAAAACGTAAATATAAATACCACTCAACATACTAATGATACAAATCCATTTGTGATGAACAACATAACCAATCAAATTCGCATTTTAAAAAATATAAACACAATTTATTTTGATCTTGATCAATATAATATTTTGCCTCAATTTTTTCAAATATTACATAAACACGCTGATTTTTTATGTAAAAATGAATATTATAAAATAGTTATAGAAGGACATGCAGATGAACGAGGTACACCAGAATATAATATTGCTTTAGGAGAACGTCGTGCAAATTCTGTTAAAATGTATTTACAAAGCTTAGGTGTATTAGATCAACAAATGTCTATTTTGTCTTATGGTAAAGAAAAACCAATCTTTTTAGGACATCATGAAGATGATTATGCAAAAAACAGACGAGTTGTATTAGCATATTAA
- the ybgF gene encoding tol-pal system protein YbgF has product MKTYLNVISFNAVIVISLSMIHSINAYSNIANHKNIQNNITQLKNISHAHSECLINFQKQILLIEEDINVLRGQIQDTEHQLSKMIEQQKNIIQKIDGIIKKKSNLSNNYIDNNVIFHSKNTENIFHTNNDNNQHINDYNKAVSLVLENKQYEQAIQAFQKFILQYPNSVYQPNAHYWLGQLNYRKGNKHNASYHFALVAKKYPKSLKAADSLLKVGIIMQENGDNDNAKFIYKQINYLYPNSDAAKQIHKRLKQ; this is encoded by the coding sequence ATGAAAACATATTTAAACGTTATTTCCTTCAATGCGGTCATAGTTATATCTTTAAGTATGATTCATTCTATAAATGCTTATTCAAATATTGCTAATCATAAAAATATACAAAACAACATAACTCAATTAAAAAATATTTCTCATGCACATAGTGAATGTTTAATAAATTTTCAAAAACAAATTTTATTAATAGAAGAAGATATTAATGTTTTAAGAGGACAAATTCAAGACACTGAACATCAATTATCAAAAATGATTGAACAACAAAAAAATATTATTCAAAAAATAGATGGGATCATAAAGAAAAAATCAAATCTATCAAATAATTACATTGATAATAATGTGATTTTTCATTCAAAAAACACAGAAAACATTTTTCACACTAATAATGATAACAATCAACATATTAATGATTATAATAAAGCTGTAAGTTTAGTTTTAGAAAACAAACAATATGAACAAGCTATTCAGGCGTTTCAAAAATTTATATTACAATATCCTAATTCTGTATACCAACCGAACGCACATTATTGGTTAGGACAATTAAATTATAGAAAGGGTAATAAACATAATGCATCATATCATTTCGCATTAGTAGCAAAAAAATACCCAAAATCACTAAAAGCAGCAGATTCTCTGTTAAAAGTTGGAATTATCATGCAAGAAAATGGTGACAACGACAACGCCAAATTTATTTATAAACAAATTAATTATTTGTACCCAAATAGTGATGCAGCTAAACAAATTCACAAACGATTAAAGCAATAA
- the gpmA gene encoding 2,3-diphosphoglycerate-dependent phosphoglycerate mutase: protein MKSTNIQLVLIRHGESQWNKENRFTGWVDIGLSEKGCHDAKQAGKFLKKEGFVFDCGYTSVLKRAIHTLWIIMDELNQTWLPVKKSWRLNERHYGSLQGMNKCDVIKKYGAEQVKQWRRSFFISPPQTDADEVLLLRKDPRYVNLNFKELPRSESLSLALNRILPYWTHEIFPQIKNKKSLIVSVHGNTIRAILKFLNNLNDDEIIDLNIPTGIPIVCEFDPDINFSFIKFYYLRIN from the coding sequence ATGAAAAGCACGAATATTCAGTTAGTACTTATTCGACATGGAGAAAGTCAGTGGAATAAGGAGAATCGTTTTACTGGTTGGGTGGATATTGGCCTTTCAGAGAAAGGATGTCATGATGCCAAACAAGCTGGAAAATTCTTGAAAAAAGAAGGGTTTGTTTTTGATTGTGGTTATACGTCAGTGTTAAAACGTGCTATTCACACTCTATGGATAATCATGGATGAACTTAATCAAACATGGTTACCAGTTAAAAAATCATGGCGATTAAATGAAAGACATTATGGATCTTTACAGGGGATGAATAAATGCGACGTTATTAAAAAATATGGTGCCGAACAAGTGAAACAATGGAGACGAAGCTTTTTTATTAGCCCTCCGCAAACAGATGCTGATGAAGTTTTATTGTTACGAAAAGATCCTCGTTACGTTAATTTAAATTTCAAAGAATTACCTCGTTCGGAAAGTTTATCATTAGCGTTAAATCGCATTCTTCCTTACTGGACACATGAAATTTTTCCTCAAATTAAAAATAAAAAATCGTTGATTGTTAGTGTTCATGGAAATACTATTCGAGCTATACTAAAGTTTTTAAATAACTTAAATGATGATGAAATTATTGATCTTAATATCCCCACTGGGATACCAATAGTTTGTGAATTTGACCCTGACATAAATTTTAGTTTTATTAAATTTTATTATTTACGTATTAATTAA
- a CDS encoding beta-propeller fold lactonase family protein, which translates to MMKQIIYITSPNSHNIHVWKIDENLLPRPIQTINTIEQVQPMIIHPNKKKLYVGTRITPKIIIYHIEKNGILNQQGELLISGYSTHLNINKQGSCLYSTSYNNNSLDVIQLNNSGECTSILQILTGLSGCHSSNIEITNTRLWVPCLKEDSVRIYDINNLGTLNTRSLKMINIKTNSGPRHMVFHHSYRYAYIINEISSTVNVVKINKYTNCTPIITQTVNIIPDDNMNIKITKNNWASDIHITHDNCWLYCSERQTSIISYFKILQEGKKLQYAGSQATESQPRGFAIDDSGTYLTVAGQKSNFCSVYEIDKKIGALKHFFRFPVGIGPTWIKILNQ; encoded by the coding sequence ATGATGAAACAAATAATTTACATTACGAGCCCGAATAGTCACAACATACATGTTTGGAAAATAGATGAAAATTTATTACCACGACCAATACAAACAATAAATACCATAGAACAAGTACAACCTATGATTATTCATCCTAACAAAAAAAAATTATACGTTGGAACGCGAATTACTCCTAAAATAATTATTTATCATATTGAAAAAAATGGAATTCTTAACCAACAAGGAGAACTATTAATTTCCGGATATTCAACACATTTAAACATTAATAAACAAGGATCTTGTCTCTATTCTACCTCTTATAATAACAATAGTTTAGATGTCATACAATTAAATAACTCCGGTGAATGCACGTCAATATTACAAATATTAACAGGATTATCAGGATGTCATTCCTCGAATATAGAGATAACTAATACAAGATTGTGGGTACCGTGCTTAAAGGAAGATTCTGTAAGAATATACGATATCAATAATTTAGGAACATTAAATACTCGTTCATTAAAAATGATTAACATTAAAACTAATTCAGGCCCTCGACATATGGTATTTCATCATTCATATCGTTATGCATATATTATTAACGAAATCAGTAGTACTGTTAATGTTGTTAAAATTAATAAATATACTAATTGCACACCAATAATTACACAAACAGTGAATATTATTCCTGATGATAATATGAATATAAAAATCACAAAGAATAATTGGGCATCAGATATACATATTACCCATGATAATTGTTGGCTATATTGTAGCGAACGTCAAACTAGTATTATCAGTTATTTTAAAATACTTCAGGAAGGTAAAAAATTACAATATGCAGGCTCTCAAGCTACTGAATCACAACCTAGAGGATTTGCAATAGATGATAGCGGAACATACTTAACTGTAGCTGGACAAAAATCAAATTTCTGTTCTGTGTATGAAATTGATAAAAAAATTGGTGCATTAAAACACTTTTTTCGATTTCCAGTCGGAATTGGCCCTACTTGGATTAAAATTTTAAATCAATAA
- a CDS encoding Bax inhibitor-1 family protein, with amino-acid sequence MDRFSRFQGALVERANSTIQPFIAQVFGWMSCGLLLTSFVAWYASQSPIILQFIFSNQITFFSLIIIQLGLVFVLSGMVSRLSGALATTLFMFYSMLTGLTLSSIFIIYTASSIASTFIVTAGMFGTMTCYGYTTKRDLSSLGNLLFMAMIGIILGSVVNLWLKSTPLMWLITYIGVVIFVALTAYDTQKLKSMGATLAMDNKEQVRKYSILGALTLYLDFINLFLMMIRIFGNRR; translated from the coding sequence ATGGACCGATTCTCCCGTTTTCAAGGTGCACTTGTAGAACGAGCCAATAGTACAATTCAGCCGTTTATTGCGCAAGTGTTTGGCTGGATGTCTTGTGGGTTATTATTAACATCTTTTGTTGCATGGTATGCTTCTCAATCACCAATAATATTACAGTTTATTTTTTCTAATCAAATCACTTTTTTTAGTCTAATTATTATTCAATTAGGGTTAGTTTTTGTCCTTTCTGGTATGGTGTCTCGTTTAAGTGGGGCATTAGCAACAACATTATTCATGTTTTACTCAATGCTGACTGGATTAACTTTATCTAGCATTTTTATTATTTATACTGCTTCTTCTATTGCCAGTACTTTTATAGTAACTGCAGGAATGTTTGGAACTATGACATGTTATGGTTATACTACTAAACGAGATTTAAGTAGCTTGGGAAACCTACTATTTATGGCCATGATTGGAATAATATTGGGTTCTGTGGTGAACCTATGGTTGAAAAGTACTCCGTTAATGTGGTTAATTACTTATATTGGTGTTGTTATATTCGTTGCCTTGACTGCTTATGACACACAAAAATTAAAATCCATGGGCGCTACTTTAGCTATGGACAATAAAGAGCAAGTTAGAAAGTATTCCATTCTAGGAGCACTAACGTTGTATCTTGATTTTATAAATTTATTTTTGATGATGATTCGAATTTTTGGTAATCGAAGATAA
- the ychF gene encoding redox-regulated ATPase YchF, translating into MTFKCGIIGLPNVGKSTLFNLLTHSSVKSENFPFCTINANRGILSILDIRLYKLSKFVHTTRIIPGNIVLVDIAGLIKGASRGEGLGNKFLNDIAQVDILCHVVRCFDKNDIYHVNNNIDPKTDIQIIHDELVLFDISLCERLISSLIKTSRYDKKKDVVKDITQTVSLLNNCLEHLYEGTRLCNLIFDKEEKVILKNFNFLTYKPMIYIANIDSISNNNYYLNEISEISTVDNVPYIPICVLSASESMRTKVKYNDIMFDDMVSFFEDYFNHSKIFDFVNTLYHVLRLKTFFTVNTQEIRAWIISKDTVAIQAADMIHSDFRRMFIRVQVVRYNDFIFFQGKFSAKKHGKIKIEGKNYLIQDGDILHFLI; encoded by the coding sequence ATGACATTCAAATGTGGTATTATTGGTTTGCCAAATGTAGGTAAATCAACTTTGTTTAACTTACTTACACATTCTTCAGTAAAATCTGAAAATTTTCCGTTTTGTACCATCAATGCTAATCGAGGGATTCTTTCAATATTAGATATTCGTCTATATAAGTTATCTAAATTTGTACACACAACACGTATAATTCCTGGAAATATAGTGTTAGTTGATATTGCTGGATTGATTAAAGGGGCTTCACGAGGAGAAGGATTAGGTAATAAGTTTTTAAATGATATTGCACAAGTTGATATTTTATGTCATGTTGTTCGATGTTTTGATAAAAATGATATTTATCATGTTAATAATAACATTGATCCTAAAACAGATATTCAGATTATTCATGATGAGTTAGTATTGTTTGATATTTCACTTTGTGAACGATTGATATCGTCCTTAATAAAAACTAGTAGATACGACAAAAAAAAAGATGTTGTTAAAGATATTACTCAAACTGTATCATTATTAAATAATTGTTTAGAACATTTATATGAGGGAACTAGATTATGCAATCTTATTTTCGATAAAGAAGAGAAAGTGATTCTGAAGAATTTTAATTTTTTAACTTATAAACCAATGATATATATCGCTAATATCGACAGTATTAGTAATAATAATTATTATTTGAATGAAATATCAGAAATTTCTACTGTTGATAATGTTCCATATATACCAATATGTGTTTTGTCTGCATCGGAATCAATGAGAACAAAAGTTAAATATAATGATATTATGTTTGATGATATGGTGTCTTTTTTTGAAGATTACTTTAATCACTCTAAAATATTTGATTTTGTTAATACATTATATCATGTTTTACGATTAAAAACATTTTTCACTGTTAATACACAAGAGATAAGAGCATGGATAATATCAAAAGACACTGTAGCAATACAAGCAGCTGATATGATTCATAGCGATTTTCGAAGAATGTTTATTCGCGTTCAAGTTGTGCGATATAATGATTTTATTTTTTTTCAAGGAAAGTTTTCTGCAAAAAAACACGGAAAAATTAAAATTGAAGGAAAAAACTACCTCATTCAAGATGGTGATATATTACATTTCTTGATATGA
- a CDS encoding ribose-phosphate pyrophosphokinase, whose amino-acid sequence MKLFSGNATPELAHKIANRLYIKLGNASVGRFNDGEVSVQINENVRGGDIFIIQSTCFPTNDNLMELVVMVDALRRASAGRITAVIPYFGYARQDRRVRSARVPITSRVVANFLSSVGIDRILTVDLHAEQIQGFFDVPVDNVFSSLVLLEDMLQKKLENPIVVSPDIGGVVRARAIAKLLYDTDMAIIDKRRPRANIAEIVNIIGDISDRDCILVDDMIDTGETLCKAADVLKTKGAKRVFAYATHPIFSGNAYTNLSTSVIDEIVICDTIPLSTCMKSLSNIRILTLSGMLAEIIRRISNEESISAMFQH is encoded by the coding sequence ATGAAATTATTTTCTGGGAATGCTACTCCAGAATTAGCACATAAAATAGCTAATCGTTTATATATAAAACTTGGTAATGCTTCTGTTGGTAGATTTAATGATGGAGAAGTAAGTGTACAAATCAATGAAAATGTACGAGGAGGAGATATTTTCATTATTCAATCTACCTGTTTTCCTACAAATGATAATTTAATGGAATTAGTAGTTATGGTTGATGCATTACGTCGTGCATCAGCTGGTAGAATCACAGCAGTAATTCCTTATTTTGGTTATGCCAGACAGGATCGCCGTGTACGATCTGCTCGTGTTCCGATTACCTCTAGAGTAGTGGCAAATTTTTTATCAAGTGTAGGTATAGATCGAATTTTAACTGTTGATTTACATGCTGAACAGATTCAAGGTTTTTTTGATGTTCCTGTAGACAATGTTTTTAGTAGTTTAGTTCTTTTAGAAGATATGTTACAAAAAAAATTAGAAAATCCTATTGTAGTATCTCCAGATATTGGAGGTGTTGTGCGTGCACGAGCAATTGCAAAATTACTTTATGATACTGACATGGCTATTATTGATAAACGTAGACCCCGTGCTAACATTGCAGAAATTGTAAATATTATTGGAGATATTTCTGACCGTGATTGTATATTAGTGGATGACATGATTGACACTGGTGAAACGTTATGTAAAGCTGCTGATGTGTTAAAAACAAAGGGTGCTAAAAGGGTATTTGCTTATGCCACCCATCCAATTTTTTCTGGAAATGCTTATACAAACCTTAGTACTTCAGTAATTGATGAAATTGTAATTTGTGACACAATTCCATTAAGCACGTGCATGAAATCTTTATCTAATATTCGAATATTAACACTTTCTGGTATGTTAGCTGAAATTATTCGAAGAATTAGTAACGAGGAATCAATTTCTGCTATGTTTCAACATTAA
- the lolB gene encoding lipoprotein insertase outer membrane protein LolB, whose translation MHFVVNSCRYEKYFFNNCQNFNAWQKHRESLLKVKRYQIRGVITCAIFQTHWKRLSFVWQKVNDEHYKFIFIHPIGLESIEINILENKVCPVDDKSIKNCCTIDYFENIIQELLHLKISFKNFKAWIVGLPGHNECDFILNAKCCLEKVYCPCNSGNFTILYKSYYNSSCPMLPKVIEILCDKNYFFNIKIYNWKIQ comes from the coding sequence ATGCATTTTGTTGTAAATTCTTGCAGATATGAAAAATATTTTTTTAATAATTGTCAAAATTTTAACGCATGGCAAAAACATAGAGAATCTTTATTAAAAGTAAAAAGGTATCAGATTCGAGGTGTTATAACATGTGCTATTTTTCAAACGCATTGGAAACGATTATCGTTTGTTTGGCAAAAAGTTAATGATGAACATTACAAATTTATTTTTATCCATCCTATTGGATTAGAAAGTATTGAAATTAACATATTAGAAAATAAAGTATGTCCTGTTGATGATAAAAGTATAAAAAATTGTTGTACTATTGATTATTTCGAAAATATAATTCAAGAATTATTACATTTGAAGATTTCATTTAAAAATTTTAAAGCATGGATAGTTGGTTTGCCTGGTCATAATGAATGTGATTTTATTTTGAACGCAAAGTGTTGTTTAGAAAAAGTTTACTGTCCATGTAATAGTGGTAATTTTACAATATTGTACAAAAGTTACTATAATAGTAGTTGCCCTATGTTACCTAAAGTCATAGAAATATTATGTGATAAAAATTATTTTTTTAATATAAAAATATATAATTGGAAAATACAGTGA